The following DNA comes from Camelina sativa cultivar DH55 chromosome 14, Cs, whole genome shotgun sequence.
gttaaataaaataaatattaatgtttattttaacCTAAGAAAAGACTAGGTGCGACCGTGCGAGTAACTTCCGAATAAGTGTAATAATCGTTTAAAAGATTATCTTATAGTAAAAATCTAGAACAAAACACCTTTTGTACGAATTGTTTTTTCCTGCAACAACAAGTGAGATCTTGTGACACGTATGGATAATTGGCAACAATTTGTGATTGTGACTGTGATGAAACCGCTGAAACTCTCAATCTCCATAATTATGGGTATTGGAAGATTCAGATGACGCAACTGATTGAGAGTATTGATTTTGATGCATGTGGTGCTGTTGAAGACGAATGTACACCCAATGGTTACAAATGACAAGGGAGAATGTGCGTTACGAACCCAAGGTAGCATTCGATTGCTAAAAAGATGACATAAGTCAAATTCAACTAGAGGGCTCTGTCGGCTATATATATGTGacttaaattattataactcaattTAACCGCCCTTAAGATTTGTGTTTGTGAAGGCCCAACTGAAGCCCATTGATGAATATGTCGAATGAGGGATAATACTgtgtaatataaatatatacaaggCCTAGAAAAACTCAACCATCATCCCGAGGACGAGAAGAAAGATGGCGACGGCGGAGGAGTTTTTCAGTTTGCAGAGAGATTATTGGGATCAAGTAGCCGAAAACGATGTaattctttgatttgtttagagAATTTTAtctactatataataaaattgggATTTGTTTAGAGAATTGAGAATTTTACCTCCTAGTTCGTTTCTAGGGATTGTGGTTATAATGACGGATAAAGATTACTTCTCTTACTTACTTTGCTTCTtatagggtttcgatttagAGAGTGTCTCAGTACCGTCATCTATGATTGGAAGGATCACTGGACTGATTCCCTACGACTGCGTAGGTCAGCTTTATCCTTATCCTATCTTGGTCAATCTTTATGCTAAGGCGGGGCTTCATCGTTACAATATGTTGCAGGTAAAAATTTTTGAACTCTTTTATCTCCCCTAGCTGGTACGTTTATAAACATATGCTCTGTTATATATAACACCATATACATTGATTCCATTTTGTTTATTCATCTGTCAGGGGACAAACTTCAAGCTCGCTTCCCTGATAAAATTCAACATGTTACAGAACTGTGTGTCCTCTTTCTACATGACCCTGCTTGCACATGATCCAGCTGATAGCTCGTTGGAGAAAACCTTTCAGGTTCAAGTTGATGAACAAAAATATGGCACTTTGGATATGGGGGTCTCCATTGCTAGACCTAAAGGCGAAGGTGACTTACTTATGTTGcattattttttacaataaaattcTAGCCTgagtataataataaaatctcactTAGCTTGCTGAGTATTTAATATAATTGTGACTTGCACACAGTGACCAGCGAGAAGCCCTTCATACCTCACTCTTATGGTGGCGCATTCGCTGATGATGATATCTTCAAAGGTGAATTGCCTGATTGGCCCTCAGATGGTGATTTAAAAGACGAAACCCGATTTTACGTGGTAAGAtcctatatatctatatattaagaCAACACAACATTAATGAAGTTTTGTTGTGCTCCTCATGATCAGTTATGTTATTATTGTTGCCTTTGCCAGGTGAAGGAATCAGAGTGGCGAGCCACTGATTGGATTTTTATGTATTTGGAACTTGCAGTTTGTGCTAATGATAGGTCCATCACTGATGTAAGTTTTAAACATATCAACTAATGACATACTACCACGAGTGGCACTGctggtaataataatactaaagaATTCCAAAATTGTAGATGCGTCAAAAGACCGAAGTTATGTCCCAGTTAGAGATTGTGAAAGTGGCTATAGAAACTGCTAATGGAGATGTGGAGCCGCCGATTGAGAGACTCAAAGCCAAAAGTGCAAATGTGTACATAACCTTTAAGGGCTTGGAAGAGCCTCGAGCCCCTCGGCGGCTTTTTGAGGTTGGTGTGGATCTTGAACGCAAAGCTATAGTTAGAAGAGTCATAGATGAGCATACAGGAGACTTGAAGCTCGTTGGTAAGCTTTGTGGTGGTCAGTATCACAAAAGGCCTTGGCTAGCTCgccagaagagagaagaaacccaGAGTTGTGAAAAGCGAGCTCGCTTAGGCTAGGTGGCGGCGTTTAgctggtttttgtttttatgttaaaactatatattagcATGTACGTGTGTCCTTTATTAATTAGGAGGATCCATTTggttttccttttcatttcCCATATTAAATAAACCCTACAAACATATACTACCACAACATTTGGAATATCTGTACGTCAAGGAAGAGATAATAACGTACCCAAAGAGATTCAATCAAGTGAAAATTAAAGGAGCCAAAATGCCAACAAAAACTTGTACTTGGGACAAATTTCAAGTATCATTTGAAGGAACGGGCAACGTGAAGAGTGCCATAATCGACATGCTAGCATCCGAATTATCCTCgccataattaattactaacaaaaccttaaatctaattaaacagCGTTCTCCTTGCCTCcatcaatattatttttctcatcAATATTTTTACGCTCTTCTTCACAAACTTTGCTTATTATATCAtagtatttcaaaaataatattgcTTTATCTTGTATTCTTTTCTCGAGGAAGTTTGTGAATTGTGTATATAAACCGTAACATTGTGAATTGTGATTAGTCTCTGTGACTTGTGATGTGAATAGGCTTAGCCAAACCAAACATGCACATAATAAAGATTGTGATTTGTGACTAAAGTGTgtttattctctgttttgtttaataGATATAGAGAAAACTCATATGTTAATGTAGAACAAGTGATCGATCGCTCTATCTAGTGGTGTACTCCCATAAAATGGTTAGTGCTCCCAAGTTtgtatgaaacaataaaaactttaaaaataaagttgGCATAGTATTAAAATTTCAAGAAGAGAAACTCTCCGAAACTATGAACACTCATCGGGTATGGACTTTTAGGTTTGAATTGATAAACAAAGCTATGGCAGTTTGGATTTGACAGTCTACATATCGTTTAAGGGCTTGTCAGAACTTCGAGCCCCTCGACAAGGGGTATGAATTGTATACGCTAAACTATAGTCAGAAGAGTCATGGATGATACAAGATATTTGACTCTCGTTAGTAAGCTTTATGGTGGTGTTTTCCATTGAGACGGTTTAATGGAATGTTTAATCTCTTTGTTGCGggtttaaacctttttttttagagtattcAAGAACTGGAATGGACCAATAAGTTGTTATTATGCTTCATATGATTAATGAACCCTCAAGAGAGAAAATCCTGAACGAAATCTGCACCATATGAGTTAGGTATAGCCAGTAGTATATTGTCATAATCCACATCAACAAGTACGCTAAAAGATAGATGAGTAAGAGACTAACAAAGGATgtcattaaattaatttatacttGATAAACTCATTCTTGATATCTACATTTTAACATTTACAAAAATActcatttattaaatatattaataattatatcttgttttatacatttttttttacaaaattagtcATTACATGATCCTTGTATTTCTtcaaatataaactataaattaatttgtgttttttttctcgtAAGGTAACAAGTGCATGTATTTTTCTAGTAATATATTAAGtaagtcatatttttcaaaaaaaatctcatttcataaacaaaataaaactcaaaattttgagtatttcaaaagagaataatacattttttaacaattttatttctttcaataCTTGTAGGACAATATAGTTTCACACTACAAAATTGTAATGCATATTGTCCTTTCATATGAAAAGAGTATAACCATTgatttataaatctatatacAGAATTTGAAAATTCTTAGTAATtttgagattaaaaaaatatgaattttgaaataacaatGTTTTacctaaatatttaaataattttttttttcactttcgaATCCACacaaattcatttaaatataatatagattttaaaattctaataacacatcattttaatttaaaaaaaaataatattaataattaaataacacacGACTTTCGTCTaataaatctatcaaaattcacGATTAATTAATAAAGAGTCACTTGAATAAACCCGAAGGGGCATATTCGTAATAAAAGCATAAAAAGCGTCTCTTTGTTCATTTTAACACTCCCGCTCCGTTTCCCGAAGTAGTTTTTTTGAGGTCGGTCCATCTTCTCTCCGTCTCCCTTCGTCATCATCAGAAACCCTAAAGATCAGATCTTTCGAAATTGAAATTGGAATCTCTCATCACTTTCTCGGGGGAAAATAGAGTCTGTAAGTTGCTTCATCACTTCTTGTTATGGtcatttttggatattttttggtttgatttcttttaatctttttcaGATCACTAAGTTTATATAGCTAGAGAAAAAGTTACCCTTTTGTTTATCAGTTGtttctattttggtttctttcgcACAATTAGTGAGATTTCACAGAgtttcttaattagttttattttattttattttagtttcccGGTTACTGTAAAGCGTCTCTTATCATATTCATCTACTTGAATCTTTTTTATAGGGTATTTGCTTTATGAATGAAGAGGTTATGTTGGGTAATAATGATGGATCAATCCTTGTTAACACTATCATTAAGGAGAATGAGAATCCTAATTTTGATTGTCATGAGGAAACTTTGCCCCTGCTTCATTCTCGTGTGGTTCTTGACCAAGCAGAGTGTAAATACGAGTATGGACATTGGTTGTGGGAAGAGCAAAGTGTGGAATCTTGTAGTAAGAATAGTTTGTTGCTTCAGAAGACTAGAGAGATTGCTGGTTTGCGCCGGGAACTAGAGTTGATTACTAAGTTGCTTAGTACAAGTCATGAAAATGAGGACGTTGAGGCTTTGGAGGGTAAAAAAAGAGCTAATCAGTTGTTCTGCAAACACTCTGAAAGCAGTGTAGGATCTGTCACGTTGACGCCTGAGAAGTTGGAGGATTTGAGGCAGTTATCGCGTGAACAGTTGATCAAGCACTTTGAGACTGATATGAATATGTTGAAAAGAGAGCATGATTATACAATTCAAGAGATGACTGAAGAATACTTTAGCATTAAGCGAAGGTGCTTGAACTTAGAGGAGTGTGGTTCATATTCTTCTTTGAAGACAGACAAGGGGTTCTTTGATGTGCTGCGAAAGAAGCTCCCTGATATCATTTTGAGGTTGGATAAGGTGTTACTGGAAGGTGAGAAGTCTTTTGTGTTTGAAGGAATGAACGATGCTGATATCAAGAACCAATTGGATTCTCTGCTTCGAGAGAACTGCCAACTTAAAGATTCACTTTTAGAGGCTGGCAAGAAGATATCAAAGCTTTCTCAGGTTGAGGAAAACCATCGAAATTTGATCAGTAAGCTTGAAGATTCACATGCTGAAGCTTCTGTCCATGAGTATTGCGCGGTAATATACAAAGAAGCTTTCAAGGAAGCTGATAAGAAACTTGGAGAATTGAAAATGAATGTATCAGAAAAGGAACAAGCTTTGAGATCGGAGGTGCTTGAGAAGGAAATATTACAAGAGGAGATTCATTTGTTGGAATGTCATGTTAAGGAGAAAGAGGATTTACTTCAGATACAGGAGAATGATTTGGCTACAAAGGAGGAGAAACTTGAGATAGCCTTTCAACAGATTAACAGTCTGCAATATCAGATTGAGCAGCAAGCTATAGTGATTGAAGATAAggagaaagaagtaaaagctGTTTCAGCTCGAGCTCTGGAGAAATCAGAAGGCTATGAGATGGAGATATCTGAGTTAGAACAGAAGCTCGAGTTAGCTAGAAACAATATGAAGATAACCGAACATGAGAAAGTGAAGTCCGAGCTAAAATTATCATCAATAGAGGCAGAGCAAAAGAGGCTTAAGAATCAGTTTGTATCGACGGTTCTGAGTCTTTCTAAGTGGAGCAAAGATTTTGAGAATCTCGAGTGCATGGTAGAAGAGAAGACGATAAAGACAAGTTCTAGGTACACTCAACTTTCAATCTCCGCTTGCTTATTATGTTTTCGTTAGACATAGACAATAAGTTATCTAAGCATCTGTTTCAGTAGACATGAGAAATTTCTTTCACTTGTAGGTTAAAAAGTATGCAAAGCCAATTAAGTGATCTCTTAGATGAAGTTGATGAACTCAAGACAAGAGAAACAATTTTCAAGCAACtaatggagaagaagacttGTAACCTCCAAAAGGCTGAGACTGAGGTTAGTCTTCACACTTCACAGATGTGTTTATTTTAGCCCATTTCATAATTACTTGAGTGGTGTTCAACGAGTATGATTTAGTTCTTGAATCGGATTTTACTAGTGAACCcaagattctttttctttgtattgtCCTTTGCATTTGTGTTGTTAACATTATTTGCCCATTTGGTAGCTTAATAATCTTTTTCCTCTGCTGCTTGATTCATAGGTTGATCTCCTTGGCAATGAAATCGAATCTCTCATGGACCTTcttaagaaaatttatatagCTCTTGATCATTATTCTCCAGTCCTGAAGCACTACCCTGGCGTAAGCAAatccctctctctccctccatAAATTCTCATAATTTTATTATACGAAGTTTGCAATGTAAGGTATGCTTTCATCAATCTTTTCATCCTTTCATACATTGCAGATTATCGAGATCTTGAAGCTTGTCCGGAGAGAATTAAGAGGGGAATCGAAGAGACTATCAGTCTTCTGACCAAGTTTCATATGATCAAACCAATTCTTCTCACAAGTTTCATTATACTTATGTTGTACATATCCAAATCCTTTgtcaatgtattttttttttctttgttgagtaGGTATGTTTAGAAAACAAAGACAGATCATCAATAACAGGAATTAGAATTTGACAAATTCTTATGCACTTGTACATATGTACCATAACCacagtaaggaaaaaaaaaatatatcactaTGGCATGTCTGAAGATTTAAGAAACATCGATTGCAAATAATAATGCTTTACGTGACCGACTGGTTATATTGTTAACTTGTTAAGAAGTTCATGGCCAACAACGCTGCTCCAACAGCTGGCTCTACCTGAAGATACATATCAGTATAAACTCAATCAGTTGTTGAGAGAGGGAGACAAAGATAATGAATGAGAGGTAGAATGTTGCACCTTTGGTATGATAGTTTGAGCCCCGGGAAAGAATCTGTTAATGCGCTTTGAGACTTCTTTTCCAATGTCCCATTTCCGTTTAGCGTTTAGAACTCCGCCCACCATTACAACCGGGAAAGAAGCTGTCCCATCTGCAACAAGTCTGGTACTATAAGGAACCAAGTGccaaaaaatagaataaaaagaagCGTCAGTTGGATATGTCATATCACCTTCGCCACATAAACCAAGTCTTTGTACAACAGCTTTCACACTTAGAGCTAAATCCTCAACTGCATCAACCAAGATCTTATCTGAAATTTCATCACCAGCTTCTGCACAAAATACTACTTGAGGCNGAAGAGACTATCAGTCTTCTGACCAAGTTTCATATGATCAAACCAATTCTTCTCACAAGTTTCATTATACTTATGTTGTACATATCCAAATCCTTTgtcaatgtattttttttttctttgttgagtaGGTATGTTTAGAAAACAAAGACAGATCATCAATAACAGGAATTAGAATTTGACAAATTCTTATGCACTTGTACATATGTACCATAACCacagtaaggaaaaaaaaaatatatcactaTGGCATGTCTGAAGATTTAAGAAACATCGATTGCAAATAATAATGCTTTACGTGACCGACTGGTTATATTGTTAACTTGTTAAGAAGTTCATGGCCAACAACGCTGCTCCAACAGCTGGCTCTACCTGAAGATACATATCAGTATAAACTCAATCAGTTGTTGAGAGAGGGAGACAAAGATAATGAATGAGAGGTAGAATGTTGCACCTTTGGTATGATAGTTTGAGCCCCGGGAAAGAATCTGTTAATGCGCTTTGAGACTTCTTTTCCAATGTCCCATTTCCGTTTAGCGTTTAGAACTCCGCCCACCATTACAACCGGGAAAGAAGCTGTCCCATCTGCAACAAGTCTGGTACTATAAGGAACCAAGTGccaaaaaatagaataaaaagaagCGTCAGTTGGATATGTCATATCACCTTCGCCACATAAACCAAGTCTTTGTACAACAGCTTTCACACTTAGAGCTAAATCCTCAACTGCATCAACCAAGATCTTATCTGAAATTTCATCACCAGCTTCTGCACAAAATACTACTTGAGGCACAAGAGCAGCGATACGTGCCCAAGAGGGATCAGCGTAAGTCCACCTACATCCAGAAACATCACACTAGCATTTTCATGTGGTTTTGGGGTTTTCTTCTTACCGGATACTAAAAAGAAAGGGAGTAATCTCTCTTGAGTTCTGAACATCTTTGAATGCAGTGATGGGTACCAAGAAACTATAGAAAGGTTCACATTATTGAGACCGACTCATCATTAGTTCTGAAAAAGAAGATACCCGATGAGTTCGTCGGGAGAGGTAAGTCCAAGTGCTTTTAAGATGGTACTAGTAAGCAGCGTTTGTGGGCCACGACCATCATGAGCTCTAATCACCGCCGTTAAGGCCTGTGCAGCAATTCCATAGCCACTGTAAATACGCGCATCATCATTCACACAATTATCGGTAAACACTCTCCATATATTATAAGTGTATCTCCAGACAAACATGTGATGACAAAGTCTAAGATTGGCAACATAGAAAGAGAAATACCTTCCCCAATCGCCTAAGATTGGTCCACCACCAGATGCCCTAGCCTCCTTGCCATCTTCATCAAAGCCATAGGCTATACATCCTGTACCAGCGATTAGAACACAGCCATGGAGCTTTCCCATGGTTCCACTAGCTAACGCCACTATAGCATCATTCTGAACATATACCTTGACATGACTAGGAAACATGTCCCTGCAAAAGATTATGATAAGAGGGGTACATCAAGATGATTTACATCTGAAACTTCAATAGCGTGATTAACACTAGACATGACTACTACCACACCTTATCCAATTTTCTATCTTGTCCTGGTCTGAGGGATGATTTACACCTGAAACACCTAAGCATACACCACGAACATCTGATTTATCAGAACCCGATTGTACAAGTGCCTCAGAAATCACTTGCTCTAGTGAATCCCTTGCTGCAGTTTCTGCATACACGATGCACATTGAAAGGTGACTTTAATAGGGTAGAAGAAATATCCAAGTGGTGCCACAGCTATATCCAAATATTTGCTGCAAGCAAAACCAATACCGCACACACAAAACAGATTAATTCCACACAACTAGATGCAAAAACACATTACAATGCTAAAATTcagccaagaacaaaatccatatTCAATTCCAGAATCAAACAAGGCACCAAAGTCATCTTAGGCAAATACCACATTGCAGGAGAACTTAGTTAATTCagatcacacacacacacacactcatgAATCATGATCATCGTTAACAAAGCCAAACATTCATTCAATTATTTCTGAAGAACTCACAATCAACCGAAGATATCTTATTGCCCAGAGCTAAAACGACCGCAATTCAACAAACTCCAATACGAAAAGCTGAATTCAGAATTGAggagagaagatgagagagaacCTCCAACGCTGTTGCGATTGGTACAACCGGCGACGGCACGACCGAGGATCGGAAGAGGCTCCGGTAAACGATCTCCTCCGAACGGGAAATACGGGACGCAAACGCAAACAGTTGAGGTGGCGCCACCATCAAGGCCTAAGATGACGCCATCACCGAAGCCGTTCGCGTCCGTAGCTTCTCCTCCATCCCGAAGGTTTCCATTGCTATGTGGATTCCTCATTCGCAGATAACACCAACCCAGATGAGATCAAGGGAAATGGAGAAATGGGTCTTCGAGAGTTGAGACAAGTCAGTGAGCCTTTCGATCGGTGATCAAGTTTTTGAGAATCGGGGATACCTcaattttttacaattttcgTGGAAAGATATATCTCTCTTTGAGCCTAATCGACTTTTTCaggaaatatatttttcaaaaaggGGTTTATCAATCAACGACGACACAGAGAGAGGATAAACAATTATAGCAAAATCTCTATAATACacgtcttttctttttctaggtGAAATATTTGAGAGGAGTATATTGTTGATACACACTTATCCACACACTATAGATGGATATCgtgtttgtatatatacatagtaCATTCTTTGGTTCAACTTTACAAAGAAGCAAGTTTGAAGGACTGGGACAtgagaagagaaacaaagcaTCTGCTTTTAAGTTTTGACAAAAGGAAAACCTCCGGTAAATGGGCAAGCTTGCTTTCACAACTAATGTTGTCAGATGATCTAGCTCAAGAACACGTTACAGATTATGTGTTTGCATGTGCTAGGATATCTCCTCACCAGATCAAAATCAACTCAACTTTACCCTTCAGTGCCCTGAGACATGGATGACAAAACATCAAAATCGCTTAAAAACCATAATATCATGAAACCTCCTACTTCTGTGGCGTCGCTAGTCCTTAAACCAAGTGACTTATATACATCTTTCCATTCATTCCGGTTAGCATTCCCACTAGCTAAgctttttttaaagaatttgagTCACTTAAAGTAAACATTGTTCTCTAGGGTAGATCATCTCATCCTAGAACATGCAATGTGCAAATGCAACTAATGTACTAGTATCTGTCAATCTAATATGCAAAATGTATATAACAAGTAAGACTGGCAGCAAAATTATCCAACCTTTTGCTTTTAGGACAATCAATTCAAACAAATACGAACAAATGCAAAATTTCAAACTCCACAAGGTGTGACTATATCAAGATCATCACTAGACATCATGGCTAAATTAGAAAGTCAAACCTTTAGCATCGGAAAATATAAGAGATTTAACGACATGGTATGTACAATGAAATGGATGCCATACCTTGGACCCTTGAGGCTGGAAGTTCATAAGTGGGATATCAAATCCTCTAGGAGCTCAAAATGCTTGGTTTAGAGAGGTTGGCTGCATGCAACCTTACATTTCTCAAAAGGAACCTAAACGCTTTGCTCCTCCTCTTGCAGAACCCGCAGTTCCTCCTCTACAAGGGAGGACTGATCATCTGACTCCTCATCTTGTCACTCATTGTGTGGTAAATCCTTTTCTAAGGTTCTAGTTTTAAGTCACGAGTAAACTAAAATTACGATAAAAGACAACTTAAATTTCGAAAGACAGTTTTGTGTCCTTGTTAGAAATAGGATTAATAttagtagaaaaaaaatctgttcAAGAAATTTTGTAAGAACAGATATTGAACGATAAGTGTCAATTCTCAAATCCACTATTGCCTAATGCAAAAAGATAGTTCACTTAAAGCAATGGTTCCCATTTCTCAACTACACTGCATTGCAACTAAAATAAGCTGTTATGGCTTTCATTCTGCCTCCAACAAAGTTTTCTTCTATCTGAAATCACAGCATATGAAAATTGTCAAGAAAGGAGTTTGCAATAAAGTTAATTCTCCTAGTGTTCATTAAAGTAACGTACCTCAAGAGTTAGAGGAGGCGACGATAACCAAGCAAGTTCTTCCACTTGGGCTACATCAACATTCCTCGGTAGAAACATTATGATGTTAGGTGCAATGGACAGGGCAATCTTAAACAATGTGTACctacacaaaaaacaaaaattcattaaaagaTCCAACCAGTGCATATCCATTTCCCATAAGTATATTGAACACAAAACTACATCAATAGGTAAAGAGTTAGTTATCGCAATGTACCCATCTCTCGGTTGAAGCATATCCATCTTGTAACTCTCAACGTCTTTATACATTGGTCCTCCCCATGGTGGTGAAAGAAACACTACATCTCCCTAGCAAAACATTATGATTTGAAATGTAGTAGTTTAGCACAACaacaaaagggtaaaaacaAGATTTCAGATAAAACtgataaggagaagaagaagaagaagattactttAAGAGATGGAGCTAAGTGGACGAAATCACCAACGACAAAATCAACACGAATAGCAACTCCATAAACCATTGCATTGTTCATTGCCAATTCAACTTTCACCGGATCAATGTCGATAGCAACAACAGAAGAACATCTATACAATAAAAGACTGCTTTAGAAAGAAAACATCTCACAGCCATTAAAATCATACTTCtcatgattttgagagaaaaaacaaacaaaaaaaaacttacagttTGGCAAATTGGATAGTGTTACCACCAACGCCTGAGAAACAATCAATGACGAGTTGGCCACGACATCTCTCAGCTTGTCTGATAGCAATCTCTTCGGGGGTAACAGAGTACCATCCTTCCTCGTCCATCTCGATACCTTGGTCATATCTTGAGAAGAGATCGTAACGTTGAAACCAGTACTTACTTATTTTAGGACTCTTAccgttttctttctttaccgATAGTTTTTTCCCTGTGAGGCAGAAAACAATAGGAATCAATAAagttgcagaagaagaattaGGGATTTTTATTACAACTGTCAAAATTTGGAGAAAAGGTCGCACATAGATTCTTCAGGGGGAGCGCTGTATTCACCTTTTTTCAAGCGCGATCGTTTCTTGGCCTTCATGGAATGGAGCTCTGTGTTGTGTGACTGACTCGTCCTGAGTCAAAGAGTCCACTCTTATGTGTTCAATTCAACGCCTCCGATGGTCCGGCGAGTGTGGGCTAGTTAGTGTTCGATAGTTTTGTACCGGAAATCAATAACATTTGGTTCTGGTATTATTCAAGGGTTTGTTTGTAGAATACtacattttttaaacttaatcAGTGTTTTAATACAAACACAATTATAAATAGGAGAGAATGTGTTTGTGGGTGAGTGTGTGTGACTATGTGTATGTGA
Coding sequences within:
- the LOC104741654 gene encoding UPF0725 protein At1g23970, with the translated sequence MATAEEFFSLQRDYWDQVAENDGFDLESVSVPSSMIGRITGLIPYDCVGQLYPYPILVNLYAKAGLHRYNMLQGTNFKLASLIKFNMLQNCVSSFYMTLLAHDPADSSLEKTFQVQVDEQKYGTLDMGVSIARPKGEVTSEKPFIPHSYGGAFADDDIFKGELPDWPSDGDLKDETRFYVVKESEWRATDWIFMYLELAVCANDRSITDMRQKTEVMSQLEIVKVAIETANGDVEPPIERLKAKSANVYITFKGLEEPRAPRRLFEVGVDLERKAIVRRVIDEHTGDLKLVGKLCGGQYHKRPWLARQKREETQSCEKRARLG
- the LOC104741660 gene encoding WPP domain-associated protein-like, with the protein product MNEEVMLGNNDGSILVNTIIKENENPNFDCHEETLPLLHSRVVLDQAECKYEYGHWLWEEQSVESCSKNSLLLQKTREIAGLRRELELITKLLSTSHENEDVEALEGKKRANQLFCKHSESSVGSVTLTPEKLEDLRQLSREQLIKHFETDMNMLKREHDYTIQEMTEEYFSIKRRCLNLEECGSYSSLKTDKGFFDVLRKKLPDIILRLDKVLLEGEKSFVFEGMNDADIKNQLDSLLRENCQLKDSLLEAGKKISKLSQVEENHRNLISKLEDSHAEASVHEYCAVIYKEAFKEADKKLGELKMNVSEKEQALRSEVLEKEILQEEIHLLECHVKEKEDLLQIQENDLATKEEKLEIAFQQINSLQYQIEQQAIVIEDKEKEVKAVSARALEKSEGYEMEISELEQKLELARNNMKITEHEKVKSELKLSSIEAEQKRLKNQFVSTVLSLSKWSKDFENLECMVEEKTIKTSSRLKSMQSQLSDLLDEVDELKTRETIFKQLMEKKTCNLQKAETEVDLLGNEIESLMDLLKKIYIALDHYSPVLKHYPGIIEILKLVRRELRGESKRLSVF
- the LOC104741658 gene encoding N-acetyl-D-glucosamine kinase-like isoform X1, translated to MRNPHSNGNLRDGGEATDANGFGDGVILGLDGGATSTVCVCVPYFPFGGDRLPEPLPILGRAVAGCTNRNSVGETAARDSLEQVISEALVQSGSDKSDVRGVCLGVSGVNHPSDQDKIENWIRDMFPSHVKVYVQNDAIVALASGTMGKLHGCVLIAGTGCIAYGFDEDGKEARASGGGPILGDWGSGYGIAAQALTAVIRAHDGRGPQTLLTSTILKALGLTSPDELIGWTYADPSWARIAALVPQVVFCAEAGDEISDKILVDAVEDLALSVKAVVQRLGLCGEDGTASFPVVMVGGVLNAKRKWDIGKEVSKRINRFFPGAQTIIPKVEPAVGAALLAMNFLTS
- the LOC104741658 gene encoding N-acetyl-D-glucosamine kinase-like isoform X2 — protein: MCIVYAETAARDSLEQVISEALVQSGSDKSDVRGVCLGVSGVNHPSDQDKIENWIRDMFPSHVKVYVQNDAIVALASGTMGKLHGCVLIAGTGCIAYGFDEDGKEARASGGGPILGDWGSGYGIAAQALTAVIRAHDGRGPQTLLTSTILKALGLTSPDELIGWTYADPSWARIAALVPQVVFCAEAGDEISDKILVDAVEDLALSVKAVVQRLGLCGEDGTASFPVVMVGGVLNAKRKWDIGKEVSKRINRFFPGAQTIIPKVEPAVGAALLAMNFLTS
- the LOC104741657 gene encoding trimethylguanosine synthase-like isoform X2; this encodes MDEEGWYSVTPEEIAIRQAERCRGQLVIDCFSGVGGNTIQFAKLCSSVVAIDIDPVKVELAMNNAMVYGVAIRVDFVVGDFVHLAPSLKGDVVFLSPPWGGPMYKDVESYKMDMLQPRDGYTLFKIALSIAPNIIMFLPRNVDVAQVEELAWLSSPPLTLEIEENFVGGRMKAITAYFSCNAV
- the LOC104741657 gene encoding trimethylguanosine synthase-like isoform X1; its protein translation is MKAKKRSRLKKGKKLSVKKENGKSPKISKYWFQRYDLFSRYDQGIEMDEEGWYSVTPEEIAIRQAERCRGQLVIDCFSGVGGNTIQFAKLCSSVVAIDIDPVKVELAMNNAMVYGVAIRVDFVVGDFVHLAPSLKGDVVFLSPPWGGPMYKDVESYKMDMLQPRDGYTLFKIALSIAPNIIMFLPRNVDVAQVEELAWLSSPPLTLEIEENFVGGRMKAITAYFSCNAV